From the Primulina tabacum isolate GXHZ01 chromosome 15, ASM2559414v2, whole genome shotgun sequence genome, one window contains:
- the LOC142527514 gene encoding LOW QUALITY PROTEIN: COP9 signalosome complex subunit 6a (The sequence of the model RefSeq protein was modified relative to this genomic sequence to represent the inferred CDS: deleted 1 base in 1 codon): MASSSSSGLTFKLHPLVIVNISDHFTRFKSQSAPPHSARANGVDASSLQPTQTQTQRVFGCVIGVQRGRTVEIFDSFELLYDSSTHSLDRAFLEKKQELYKKVFPHFYVLGWYSTGSDAQESDMIIHKALMDINENPVYVLINPSINPAQKDLPVTIFESELHVIDSIPQLIFVQSSYTIETVEAERISVDHVAHLKPSDGGSAATQLAAHLTGIHSAIKMLNSRIRVLHHYLLAMQKGEIPSENSLLRQVSSLLRRLPAIESEKFQDDLLMEYNDTLLITYLAMFTNCSSTMNELVDKFNTAYDRHSRRVGRSAFI, translated from the exons ATGGCGTCGTCTTCCAGTAGCGGCCTCACATTCAAGCTACACCCACTCGTCATTGTCAACATTTCCGATCACTTTACTCGGTTCAAGTCACAGTCTGCTCCGCCTCACTCCGCCCGCGCC AACGGAGTCGACGCCTCATCGCTGCAGCCTACCCAAACCCAAACACAGCGCGTTTTTGGTTGTGTAATCGGTGTCCAGCGCGGACGGACGGTGGAGATCTTCGACAGCTTCGAGCTTCTCTATGACTCCTCCACCCACTCTCTCGACCGCGCTTTTCTCGAGAAAAAACAAGAGCTtt ATAAGAAGGTATTTCCGCATTTTTATGTTCTAGGATGGTACTCGACTGGGAGCGATGCTCAAGAGTCCGATATGATTATTCATAAAGCT CTGATGGATATCAACGAGAACCCTGTTTATGTTCTTATCAATCCTTCAATTAATCCTGCGCAGAAAGATCTGCCTGTTACAATATTTGAAAGTG AGTTGCATGTCATTGATAGCATCCCTCAGCTTATATTCGTTCAGTCCAGTTACACCATAGAG ACAGTAGAAGCAGAGAGAATATCGGTTGATCATGTCGCCCATCTAAAACCATCAGATGGAGGTTCAGCTGCAACTCAGT TGGCTGCTCACCTTACTGGCATACACAGTGCCATCAAGATGCTGAATAGTAGAATCAGAGTCCTCCATCACTATCTTCTTGCCATGCAAAAAG GGGAAATCCCATCAGAGAATTCATTGCTGAGGCAAGTATCCAGCCTACTGAGGCGATTACCAGCCATTGAGTCtgaaaaatttcaagatgatttattgaTG GAATATAACGATACTTTGTTGATAACTTACCTTGCCATGTTCACCAATTGTTCGAG CACCATGAACGAGCTGGTTGACAAGTTCAACACCGCCTATGATAGACATAGCCGTAGGGTTGGTCGATCTGCTTTTATCTGA
- the LOC142526547 gene encoding peroxisome biogenesis protein 5-like, with the protein MAMRELVTGGAACAVPGSSSSSNPFGALANVLVGSSSKTQERLREIPTSATTVPDGNLYGGVGEPLAALPGSELEHTLHPNAQGAEFLQGFHHMDQNRFSDAWDEIQRLPQIPPFQGDGVTNFPLERPRLQSDFNGPPQRVLSNFLHSFIHSNHGVVPFRPASLPVLGLSEGDKRCIRDRSSIMARHLFADKSEDFICAQVNALLSSLEIDYDTKARSHGPGRFSEMEEFWNESQGMKPRLHPTDGWVAEFTQNRAHDDPKLWVESFERQHGASGWASEFEHEQYQIAAVGPTRVSNSSLSAAVEKSRMLANTLAQNGDPKFQNSKFLQFLSKMSRGEMIIEDNQIKPAAFSSPGDWATEYEQQHRGGQSWADQFVNQQLTPGPNSWANEFASEHGHRGVEENEWVNEFSRLNVNDWSEEFERQIADGTLYDTSADNWANAYDEYLNEQSALKLKSETSRGVYVFSDLNPYVGHPNPLKEGQELFRKGLLSEAVLALEAEVLKNPNNAEGWRLLGITHAENDDDQQAIAAMMRAQEVDPTNLEVLLALGVSHTNELEQAAALKYLYSWLRHHPKYGVIAPPDQPDNLYFADVARLFNEASKMSPNDADVHIVLGVMYNLSREYEKAIEAFQTALKLKPQDYSLWNKLGATQANSVQSADAIFAYQQALDLKPNYVRAWANMGISYANQGRYEDSISYYVRALSMNPKADNAWQYLRISLSCASRNDMLEACDSRNLDILQKEFPL; encoded by the exons ATGGCGATGCGGGAGCTAGTCACCGGTGGCGCCGCCTGTGCTGTGCCAGGCTCTTCTTCTTCATCTAATCCTTTCGGTGCTCTCGCCAACGTTCTCGTTGGTTCATCCTCCAAGACCCAG GAAAGGTTGCGAGAGATTCCCACATCAGCCACTACAGTTCCTGATGGAAATTTGTATGGGGGAGTGGGTGAACCCCTTGCAGCTCTTCCTGGATCAGAGCTCGAACATACCCTGCATCCTAATGCACAG GGTGCAGAATTTCTACAAGGATTCCATCATATGGATCAAAACAGATTTTCTGATGCTTGGGATGAGATACAAAGGCTTCCTCAAATTCCCCCTTTTCAGGGCGACGGTGTAACCAACTTTCCTTTGGAGCGACCTCGGCTTCAATCTGATTTTAATG GTCCACCTCAAAGAGTGTTGTCAAATTTTTTGCACTCATTTATTCACAGCAATCATGGAGTCGTACCTTTTCGTCCGGCTTCTCTTCCAGTGTTAGGATTGTCTGAAGGTGACAAGCGATGCATACGCGATCGTAGCAGTATCATGGCTCGCCATCTTTTTGCTGATAAGAGTGAAGACTTTATTTGTGCACAG GTTAATGCGCTTTTATCTTCTTTAGAAATTGATTATGATACCAAGGCTAGAAGCCATGGGCCCGGGAGATTTTCAGAGATGGAGGAGTTTTGGAATGAGTCACAAGGTATGAAACCTCGGCTTCATCCCACAGATGGGTGGGTTGCTGAATTCACTCAAAACCGAGCACATGATGATCCAAAGTTGTGGGTTGAGTCATTTGAACGACAACATGGTGCCAGCGGTTGGGCATCTGAATTTGAGCAT GAGCAGTACCAAATAGCGGCTGTTGGTCCAACGAGAGTTTCAAATAGTTCTCTTTCAGCTGCAGTGGAGAAGTCTCGCATGCTGGCAAACACGTTAGCGCAAAATGGTGACCCTAAATTTCAG AATTCAAAGTTCCTCCAGTTTCTATCAAAGATGAGCCGTGGTGAAATGATTATTGAGGACAATCAAATCAAACCTGCTGCATTTTCTTCTCCTGGAGATTGGGCAACCGAATATGAGCAACAACATAGGGGAGGCCAGTCATGGGCTGACCAGTTTGTGAATCAGCAG CTTACACCTGGACCCAATAGCTGGGCTAATGAGTTTGCTTCTGAACATGGACATCGTGGAGTGGAAGAGAATGAGTGGGTCAATGAATTTTCCAGGTTGAATGTCAATGACTGGTCCGAAGAATTTGAGCGTCAGATTGCTGATGGAACGCTATATGATACTTCTGCGGATAATTGGGCAAATGCATATGATGA GTACCTAAATGAACAATCAGCACTAAAGCTGAAATCAGAAACATCGAGGGGGGTATATGTTTTCTCTGATCTAAATCCATATGTTGGTCATCCTAATCCCTTAAAGGAAGGGCAGGAACTGTTTCGCAAGGGACTTTTAAGCGAGGCAGTTCTTGCTCTAGAGGCTGAGGTTCTAAAGAATCCTAACAATGCAGAGGGTTGGAGATTGCTTGGTATAACACATGCGGAGAATGATGACGATCAACAG GCTATTGCAGCCATGATGCGTGCACAAGAGGTTGATCCAACAAACTTGGAAGTGCTACTTGCTCTTGGTGTGAGTCATACAAATG AGTTGGAACAAGCAGCTGCATTGAAGTACTTGTACAGTTGGCTACGCCATCATCCTAAGTATGGGGTCATTGCCCCTCCGGATCAACCTGACAATCTTTATTTTGCCGAT GTGGCAAGGTTATTTAACGAGGCTTCTAAAATGTCACCCAATGATGCTGATGTGCATATTGTACTGGGTGTGATGTACAACTTGTCTAGAGAATATGAAAAAGCAATTGAAGCTTTTCAGACTGCTTTGAAACTCAAACCACAAGACTATTCGCTCTGGAATAAACTGGGTGCAACACAGGCCAATAGCGTCCAGAGTGCCGATGCTATTTTTGCTTACCAACAG GCTCTAGATTTGAAGCCTAATTATGTGCGTGCATGGGCGAACATGGGTATCAGTTATGCCAATCAG GGTAGGTATGAGGATTCAATTTCTTATTATGTCCGGGCACTGTCAATGAATCCAAAGGCGGACAACGCCTGGCAATATTTGAGAATCTCGCTAAG CTGTGCCTCACGGAATGATATGCTGGAAGCTTGCGATTCTAGAAACCTTGATATTCTCCAGAAAGAGTTTCCCCTATGA
- the LOC142526548 gene encoding putative protein phosphatase 2C 6 isoform X2, which yields MGICYSSSCGRTKTGWETGNDSGGRLDSKSKKNSSGALTRRFSGGGASAAAALVSAERTLFQIPGRMFSSGATRIASLYTQQGKKGTNQDAMIIWENFCAGSNADATFCGVFDGHGPYGHMVARKVRDALPILLSTQWDTKSESNPNSSLENGYPEGMVRFDDFMDDDRCESLEAEENEKIPEMHIPLKKSILKAFRLMDKELKLHPTIDCFCSGSTAVVLIMQGQDLVIGNIGDSRAILATRDKDNCLVALQLTVDLKPNLPREFARIQRCKGRVFALQDEPEVARVWLPNSDSPGLAMARAFGDFCLKDFGLISMPDVYHRHITERDEFVILATDGVWDVLSNKEAVDIVASAPSRGTAARALVDCATRAWKLKYPTSKNDDCAVVCLFLEHMPAASTPKELNDFPGTPEEETDTVLTIMEPEISDTDATTSHAIFTEPPDTTKESSEIVPVIEETELKRPDKTLVQSKRSLAECLSTAEDEEWSALEGFSRANSLLSLPRFLSFDKRSTSWRKW from the exons ATGGGTATTTGTTACTCTTCGAGTTGTGGGAGGACAAAGACTGGGTGGGAGACCGGAAATGATAGCGGTGGGAGGTTAGACTCGAAGTCGAAGAAGAATAGCTCGGGTGCGTTGACAAGGAGGTTTAGTGGAGGCGGCGCATCTGCCGCTGCCGCTTTAGTTTCGGCGGAAAGGACCTTGTTTCAAATTCCAGGGCGGATGTTTTCTAGCGGGGCGACCCGAATTGCCAGTTTGTACACTCAGCAAGGCAAGAAAGGAACGAATCAAGATGCCATGATAATTTGGGAG AATTTCTGCGCGGGAAGCAATGCAGATGCAACTTTTTGTGGCGTGTTTGATGGCCATGGTCCTTATGGTCACATGGTTGCAAGGAAAGTGAGGGATGCTCTTCCGATTTTGCTGAGTACTCAATGGGATACGAAGTCTGAAAGCAACCCAAATTCATCTCTCGAGAATGGATATCCGGAAGGAATGGTGCGTTTTGATGATTTCATGGATGATGATCGCTGCGAGTCATTGGAGGCCGAGGAGAATGAAAAAATTCCAGAGATGCATATTCCGCTCAAGAAGTCTATATTGAAGGCTTTCAGGTTAATGGATAAGGAGTTGAAATTGCATCCTACTATTGATTGCTTTTGCAGTGGTTCAACTGCAGTGGTGTTGATAATGCAG GGCCAGGATCTTGTTATTGGTAACATTGGCGATTCGAGGGCGATATTAGCAACTCGAGACAAGGACAATTGTTTGGTGGCTCTACAGTTGACTGTGGACTTGAAACCTAATCTTCCAA GAGAATTTGCGAGGATCCAAAGATGTAAAGGCAGGGTTTTTGCGCTGCAAGACGAACCAGAAGTTGCACGAGTATGGTTGCCAAATAGCGACTCCCCTGGCCTGGCAATGGCTAGAGCATTTGGAGACTTCTGCTTGAAGGATTTTGGTTTAATTTCCATGCCCGATGTTTATCATCGCCACATAACTGAGAGAGATGAATTTGTCATTCTTGCCACTGACGGA GTGTGGGATGTCCTCTCAAATAAAGAAGCAGTGGACATAGTTGCCTCAGCTCCAAGTCGTGGCACAGCTGCCAGAGCTCTCGTTGACTGTGCGACTAGGGCATGGAAACTCAAGTACCCGACATCGAAGAATGATGACTGTGCTGTAGTATGTCTCTTCCTGGAACATATGCCTGCAGCCAGCACGCCAAAAGAACTAAACGATTTCCCAGGAACTCCAGAAGAGGAAACCGATACTGTTCTCACGATAATGGAACCCGAGATCTCGGATACAGATGCCACAACTTCTCATGCTATTTTTACTGAACCTCCGGATACAACTAAAGAATCTAGTGAGATTGTGCCTGTTATTGAGGAAACAGAGCTGAAACGTCCAGATAAAACACTCGTTCAATCCAAGAGGAGCTTAGCTGAGTGCCTTTCAACCGCAGAGGATGAAGAATGGTCAGCCCTGGAAGGTTTTTCGCGAGCCAACAGTTTACTCAGTCTCCCCAGATTCTTATCTTTCGACAAACGATCCACGAGTTGGAGAAAATGGTGA
- the LOC142526548 gene encoding putative protein phosphatase 2C 6 isoform X1: MGICYSSSCGRTKTGWETGNDSGGRLDSKSKKNSSGALTRRFSGGGASAAAALVSAERTLFQIPGRMFSSGATRIASLYTQQGKKGTNQDAMIIWENFCAGSNADATFCGVFDGHGPYGHMVARKVRDALPILLSTQWDTKSESNPNSSLENGYPEGMVRFDDFMDDDRCESLEAEENEKIPEMHIPLKKSILKAFRLMDKELKLHPTIDCFCSGSTAVVLIMQGQDLVIGNIGDSRAILATRDKDNCLVALQLTVDLKPNLPSILTFSHISCTNDVYLCICTETKASGSYFSGEFARIQRCKGRVFALQDEPEVARVWLPNSDSPGLAMARAFGDFCLKDFGLISMPDVYHRHITERDEFVILATDGVWDVLSNKEAVDIVASAPSRGTAARALVDCATRAWKLKYPTSKNDDCAVVCLFLEHMPAASTPKELNDFPGTPEEETDTVLTIMEPEISDTDATTSHAIFTEPPDTTKESSEIVPVIEETELKRPDKTLVQSKRSLAECLSTAEDEEWSALEGFSRANSLLSLPRFLSFDKRSTSWRKW; the protein is encoded by the exons ATGGGTATTTGTTACTCTTCGAGTTGTGGGAGGACAAAGACTGGGTGGGAGACCGGAAATGATAGCGGTGGGAGGTTAGACTCGAAGTCGAAGAAGAATAGCTCGGGTGCGTTGACAAGGAGGTTTAGTGGAGGCGGCGCATCTGCCGCTGCCGCTTTAGTTTCGGCGGAAAGGACCTTGTTTCAAATTCCAGGGCGGATGTTTTCTAGCGGGGCGACCCGAATTGCCAGTTTGTACACTCAGCAAGGCAAGAAAGGAACGAATCAAGATGCCATGATAATTTGGGAG AATTTCTGCGCGGGAAGCAATGCAGATGCAACTTTTTGTGGCGTGTTTGATGGCCATGGTCCTTATGGTCACATGGTTGCAAGGAAAGTGAGGGATGCTCTTCCGATTTTGCTGAGTACTCAATGGGATACGAAGTCTGAAAGCAACCCAAATTCATCTCTCGAGAATGGATATCCGGAAGGAATGGTGCGTTTTGATGATTTCATGGATGATGATCGCTGCGAGTCATTGGAGGCCGAGGAGAATGAAAAAATTCCAGAGATGCATATTCCGCTCAAGAAGTCTATATTGAAGGCTTTCAGGTTAATGGATAAGGAGTTGAAATTGCATCCTACTATTGATTGCTTTTGCAGTGGTTCAACTGCAGTGGTGTTGATAATGCAG GGCCAGGATCTTGTTATTGGTAACATTGGCGATTCGAGGGCGATATTAGCAACTCGAGACAAGGACAATTGTTTGGTGGCTCTACAGTTGACTGTGGACTTGAAACCTAATCTTCCAAGTATTCTAACCTTTTCTCATATTTCTTGCACAAACGATGTTTATTTATGTATATGCACTGAGACTAAAGCTTCGGGCTCTTATTTTTCAGGAGAATTTGCGAGGATCCAAAGATGTAAAGGCAGGGTTTTTGCGCTGCAAGACGAACCAGAAGTTGCACGAGTATGGTTGCCAAATAGCGACTCCCCTGGCCTGGCAATGGCTAGAGCATTTGGAGACTTCTGCTTGAAGGATTTTGGTTTAATTTCCATGCCCGATGTTTATCATCGCCACATAACTGAGAGAGATGAATTTGTCATTCTTGCCACTGACGGA GTGTGGGATGTCCTCTCAAATAAAGAAGCAGTGGACATAGTTGCCTCAGCTCCAAGTCGTGGCACAGCTGCCAGAGCTCTCGTTGACTGTGCGACTAGGGCATGGAAACTCAAGTACCCGACATCGAAGAATGATGACTGTGCTGTAGTATGTCTCTTCCTGGAACATATGCCTGCAGCCAGCACGCCAAAAGAACTAAACGATTTCCCAGGAACTCCAGAAGAGGAAACCGATACTGTTCTCACGATAATGGAACCCGAGATCTCGGATACAGATGCCACAACTTCTCATGCTATTTTTACTGAACCTCCGGATACAACTAAAGAATCTAGTGAGATTGTGCCTGTTATTGAGGAAACAGAGCTGAAACGTCCAGATAAAACACTCGTTCAATCCAAGAGGAGCTTAGCTGAGTGCCTTTCAACCGCAGAGGATGAAGAATGGTCAGCCCTGGAAGGTTTTTCGCGAGCCAACAGTTTACTCAGTCTCCCCAGATTCTTATCTTTCGACAAACGATCCACGAGTTGGAGAAAATGGTGA